Proteins co-encoded in one alpha proteobacterium HIMB5 genomic window:
- a CDS encoding chaperone protein DnaK (PFAM: Hsp70 protein~TIGRFAM: chaperone protein DnaK), whose translation MSKIIGIDLGTTNSCVAIMEGSQAKVLENAEGARTTPSVVAFTDENEKLIGQPAKRQAVTNPENTIFAVKRLIGRNFDDPTVKKDIEAAPFKIVNSEKNDAWIEAKGEKYSPSQISAFILQKMKETAEKYLGQAVTKAVITVPAYFNDAQRQATKDAGKIAGLEVLRIINEPTAASLAYGLDKKQNKKIAVYDLGGGTFDVSILELGDGVFEVKSTNGDTFLGGEDFDNAVVEYLISEFKKDNGIDLKSDKLALQRLKEAAEKAKIELSSAEQTDINLPFITADKTGPKHINLKMTRAKLEALVEDLIARTVPPCQTALKDAGITASEIDEVVMVGGMTRMPKVIDEVKNFFGKDPNKSVNPDEVVAMGAAIQAGVLQGDVKDVLLLDVTPLSLGIETLGGVSTKLIDKNTTIPTKKSQVFSTAEDNQPAVSIRVLQGEREMATDNKLLGNFELVGIAPAPRGVPQIEVTFDIDANGIVNVSAKDKGTGKEQKIQIQASGGLSDEEIEKMVKDAEANKEADKKKRESVDVRNQADTLIHSTEKNLKEHGSKISDAEKKAIEDSSAAVKEALKGDNIEDIKKKTEALVQASMKLGEAIYKSQQNTKPESGKDDGKDNKDKKDDNVVDADFEEVKDENKEKSA comes from the coding sequence ATGAGTAAAATTATTGGAATAGATTTAGGAACTACCAATTCATGTGTTGCGATCATGGAAGGAAGTCAGGCAAAAGTTTTAGAAAATGCTGAAGGTGCTAGAACAACACCTTCTGTTGTTGCATTTACTGATGAAAATGAAAAACTAATTGGTCAGCCAGCCAAAAGACAAGCAGTAACTAACCCTGAAAATACGATTTTTGCAGTAAAAAGATTGATTGGTAGAAATTTTGATGATCCAACTGTAAAAAAAGATATAGAAGCGGCTCCATTTAAAATTGTAAATTCTGAAAAAAATGATGCATGGATTGAAGCAAAAGGAGAAAAATATTCTCCATCACAAATTTCAGCTTTCATTTTACAGAAAATGAAAGAAACAGCAGAAAAATATTTAGGCCAAGCTGTAACAAAAGCGGTAATTACTGTTCCAGCTTATTTTAATGATGCACAAAGACAAGCTACAAAAGATGCTGGTAAAATTGCTGGCCTTGAAGTTTTAAGAATTATAAATGAGCCAACTGCGGCTTCGTTAGCATATGGTTTAGATAAAAAGCAAAACAAAAAAATTGCAGTTTATGATCTAGGAGGAGGTACATTTGATGTATCTATTTTAGAATTAGGTGATGGTGTATTTGAAGTTAAGTCAACAAATGGAGATACTTTTTTAGGTGGAGAAGACTTTGATAATGCTGTTGTTGAATATTTAATATCTGAATTTAAAAAAGATAATGGTATTGATTTAAAGTCTGACAAACTAGCACTTCAAAGATTAAAGGAAGCTGCAGAAAAAGCCAAAATTGAATTATCATCAGCTGAACAAACTGATATTAATCTTCCATTTATCACAGCTGATAAAACTGGACCTAAACATATAAACTTAAAAATGACTAGAGCTAAGTTAGAAGCTTTAGTTGAAGATTTAATTGCTAGAACAGTACCACCTTGTCAAACAGCACTTAAGGATGCTGGGATTACTGCAAGTGAAATTGATGAAGTTGTAATGGTGGGTGGAATGACAAGAATGCCCAAAGTAATTGATGAAGTAAAAAACTTCTTTGGAAAAGACCCTAATAAGAGTGTTAACCCAGATGAAGTGGTTGCTATGGGAGCTGCTATACAAGCAGGTGTCTTACAAGGTGACGTGAAAGATGTACTATTATTAGATGTTACTCCTTTGTCTCTTGGTATTGAAACACTTGGTGGAGTATCAACAAAATTAATAGACAAAAACACAACCATACCTACAAAAAAAAGCCAAGTTTTTTCAACTGCTGAAGACAATCAGCCTGCAGTATCAATAAGAGTACTTCAAGGTGAAAGAGAAATGGCAACAGACAATAAATTGTTAGGTAATTTTGAGCTAGTTGGAATAGCTCCAGCTCCAAGAGGTGTTCCTCAAATTGAAGTTACTTTTGATATTGATGCAAATGGAATAGTAAATGTGTCTGCTAAAGACAAAGGAACTGGTAAAGAACAGAAAATTCAAATTCAAGCATCAGGTGGGTTAAGTGATGAAGAAATTGAAAAAATGGTTAAAGATGCAGAGGCTAATAAAGAAGCAGACAAAAAGAAAAGAGAGTCTGTTGACGTAAGAAACCAAGCAGACACTCTCATTCACTCGACAGAAAAAAATCTTAAAGAACATGGATCTAAAATTTCTGATGCAGAGAAAAAGGCAATTGAAGATTCATCTGCAGCTGTGAAAGAGGCTCTTAAAGGTGATAATATTGAAGATATCAAGAAAAAAACAGAAGCTCTAGTTCAAGCATCTATGAAACTTGGTGAAGCAATCTATAAATCACAACAAAATACAAAGCCAGAGTCTGGAAAAGATGATGGAAAAGACAACAAGGATAAAAAAGACGATAATGTTGTTGATGCTGACTTCGAAGAAGTAAAAGACGAAAATAAAGAAAAAAGCGCTTAA
- a CDS encoding integral membrane protein MviN (PFAM: MviN-like protein~TIGRFAM: integral membrane protein MviN), translated as MNLIKSTGTFSFFTVLSRISGYIRDILIAFFLGTGFIADAFFVAFRIPNTFRRLFSEGTFNAAFIPSYTSEQRLGKIKSDNFANQVFNILLIVLFLLVIIVELFAPFFVSLLAPGFIEDDQKIDLAIKLTRITFPFLLFVSLASFFAAILNSNNRFAAAAASPIILNLILIITLLISANIGDQLAYQLSYAVTISGIIQLLFLYIFVKKYFSLNLSFKINFNQKIKFFFRKLFPSIFAAGVTQINVLIGTIIASFQAGAVSYLYYADRIYQINLAIAGIAVGVVILPQLSKYIQSKNKEKINLIQNKSIELCLFLSLPASIALFLGSEEIVSALFGYGSFNEQSIINSSKALFYFAFGLPAFALIKIFSSFFFANNDTKTPFYISLVSVALNVFISVYYFKEIGFIIIPIATSISSWFNTVILFLYLLNKDLFKFNQSFLIQFIKITFASLAMGIFFHFMIIEFSYYLHSDYSLKAIFILIFVFLSILFYLLVSFLIKAFKLSDIRAKY; from the coding sequence ATGAACTTAATTAAGTCAACAGGCACATTTAGTTTCTTTACCGTATTAAGTAGGATATCTGGATATATAAGAGATATCCTAATAGCTTTTTTTTTAGGAACTGGCTTTATAGCGGATGCTTTTTTTGTGGCATTTAGAATTCCAAATACATTTAGAAGATTGTTTTCAGAAGGAACATTTAATGCAGCATTTATACCAAGTTATACATCTGAACAAAGATTAGGAAAAATAAAATCTGATAATTTTGCAAATCAAGTTTTTAATATTCTATTAATAGTATTGTTTCTTTTAGTTATTATTGTTGAATTATTCGCACCTTTTTTTGTATCATTGTTAGCTCCAGGCTTTATTGAAGATGATCAAAAAATAGATTTAGCAATTAAATTAACAAGAATTACCTTTCCTTTTTTATTGTTTGTATCTCTAGCATCTTTTTTTGCTGCAATATTAAACTCTAATAATAGATTTGCTGCAGCAGCCGCATCTCCAATTATTTTAAATTTGATATTAATAATTACATTGTTAATTTCAGCCAACATTGGAGATCAACTTGCTTACCAATTGTCTTACGCAGTAACAATTAGTGGGATTATACAATTATTATTTTTATATATTTTTGTTAAAAAATATTTCTCATTGAATTTATCTTTTAAAATTAATTTTAATCAAAAAATTAAGTTTTTTTTCAGGAAATTATTTCCAAGTATTTTTGCTGCAGGTGTAACTCAAATAAATGTTTTAATTGGCACTATTATTGCGTCCTTCCAAGCAGGAGCTGTTTCATATTTATACTATGCCGATAGAATTTATCAGATAAATTTAGCAATAGCTGGAATTGCTGTGGGCGTAGTTATACTTCCACAACTATCAAAATATATTCAATCAAAAAACAAAGAAAAGATTAATCTTATTCAAAATAAATCAATTGAACTTTGTTTATTTTTATCATTACCAGCCTCTATAGCTTTATTTTTAGGCTCAGAGGAAATAGTATCTGCTTTGTTTGGATATGGATCTTTTAATGAGCAATCTATAATAAATTCTTCAAAAGCTCTTTTTTATTTTGCATTTGGTTTACCAGCATTTGCTCTAATAAAAATATTTTCAAGTTTCTTTTTTGCAAATAACGATACCAAAACTCCTTTTTATATTTCTTTAGTTTCGGTAGCATTAAATGTTTTCATAAGTGTATATTATTTTAAAGAGATAGGATTTATAATTATACCAATTGCAACTTCAATTTCATCATGGTTCAACACAGTTATTTTATTTTTATATCTACTAAACAAAGACTTATTTAAATTTAACCAAAGTTTTTTAATTCAATTTATTAAAATAACATTTGCTTCCCTAGCAATGGGAATATTTTTTCATTTTATGATTATCGAATTTAGTTACTATTTACATAGCGATTATTCATTAAAAGCAATTTTTATTTTGATTTTTGTATTTTTAAGCATTCTTTTTTATCTTTTGGTTTCTTTTTTAATTAAAGCATTTAAATTAAGTGATATTAGAGCTAAATATTAA
- a CDS encoding S-adenosylmethionine-dependent methyltransferase, YraL family (PFAM: Tetrapyrrole (Corrin/Porphyrin) Methylases~TIGRFAM: S-adenosylmethionine-dependent methyltransferase, YraL family) — translation MSLNFKSDNNKFKKGLYLISTPIGNLEDITLRAIEILKNSDHILCEDTRVSKNLLKKYNINSNLISYYKFNEAKSLDKVIKLLKSGSLISLISDAGTPIISDPGKLLVNECLKNDIKIVPIPGPSAVTSAISVSGFSEKFYFYGFLPEKKKILNDDLLKLSSLDCSIVFFISARKLEKALTEFKKYFLERNILICREMTKIYEEFVRSTVREIDISNLTLKGEVTVVISEKIDEKKSSQTLSESDKNKINKMIKKLSIKEITALICLDKKISKKDVYNYCLKIKNEN, via the coding sequence ATGAGCTTAAATTTTAAATCTGACAATAATAAGTTTAAAAAAGGTCTTTATCTAATATCAACTCCTATTGGAAATTTAGAGGACATAACCCTAAGAGCTATTGAGATTTTAAAAAATTCAGATCACATATTGTGTGAAGATACCAGGGTTTCTAAAAACTTATTAAAAAAGTACAATATAAATTCAAATTTAATTTCTTATTATAAATTTAATGAAGCGAAAAGTTTAGATAAAGTTATCAAACTATTAAAATCAGGCAGTCTAATTTCATTGATATCAGATGCTGGAACACCAATAATTTCTGATCCTGGAAAACTTCTAGTAAATGAGTGTTTGAAAAATGATATTAAGATCGTTCCAATTCCAGGTCCTTCAGCAGTTACAAGTGCAATCTCTGTAAGTGGATTTTCTGAAAAATTCTATTTTTACGGATTTTTGCCTGAAAAGAAAAAAATATTAAATGATGATTTATTAAAACTTTCAAGTTTAGATTGTTCGATAGTATTTTTTATTTCAGCAAGAAAATTAGAAAAAGCTTTAACAGAATTTAAAAAATATTTTTTAGAAAGAAATATCTTGATTTGTAGAGAAATGACAAAAATTTATGAAGAATTTGTCAGGAGCACTGTTAGAGAAATTGATATATCTAATCTAACTCTAAAAGGGGAGGTTACAGTAGTGATCTCAGAAAAAATTGATGAAAAAAAATCTTCGCAAACTTTAAGTGAATCAGATAAGAATAAAATAAACAAAATGATTAAAAAATTAAGTATTAAAGAAATTACCGCATTAATTTGTTTGGATAAAAAAATTTCAAAAAAAGATGTTTATAATTATTGCTTAAAAATTAAGAATGAAAATTAA
- a CDS encoding dITPase (PFAM: Ham1 family~TIGRFAM: non-canonical purine NTP pyrophosphatase, RdgB/HAM1 family), whose protein sequence is MSQKKIKTLLIGTNNKGKLKEIRNLLPKYINLYSTSNFKIHSPKEDGKTFKENSLIKSRYFSLKSNLICLADDSGLEVDLLNKRPGIFSARWGGRKGDFNKAIKRVYKELNKVDKNWKKKKVKARFICALSISNLNKKIVCVQGKVEGHISSIPKGKNGFGYDPIFIPFGKRKTFGEMKPSQKYKMDHRFNAFKKIKKFL, encoded by the coding sequence ATGTCTCAAAAAAAAATTAAAACTCTTCTCATTGGCACTAATAATAAAGGAAAATTAAAGGAAATTAGGAATTTATTACCAAAATATATAAATCTTTATTCAACATCAAACTTTAAAATACATAGTCCAAAAGAGGACGGAAAAACATTTAAAGAAAACTCACTGATCAAATCCAGATATTTTTCATTAAAAAGTAATCTTATTTGTTTAGCGGACGATTCAGGCTTGGAGGTTGATCTTCTAAATAAAAGGCCTGGTATTTTTTCTGCTAGATGGGGCGGGAGAAAAGGTGATTTTAATAAAGCAATTAAAAGGGTTTATAAAGAATTAAATAAAGTAGATAAAAATTGGAAAAAAAAAAAAGTAAAAGCAAGATTTATTTGTGCGCTTTCAATAAGTAACTTAAACAAAAAAATTGTTTGCGTTCAAGGCAAAGTTGAAGGCCACATATCATCTATACCAAAGGGAAAAAATGGATTTGGTTATGATCCTATTTTTATACCATTCGGAAAGAGAAAAACATTTGGGGAAATGAAACCATCTCAAAAATATAAAATGGATCATAGGTTTAATGCTTTTAAGAAAATTAAAAAATTTTTATAA
- a CDS encoding phospholipid-binding protein, BON family (PFAM: Putative phospholipid-binding domain) — translation MKIKIILLFIIGLFLTNCAGVASKGIFGTGVSVAFDPRSVGTQIDDSIMEKSLKTKILLRDKNHLLKVKTKVLDGRIFLTGTVDDPEEKLQLTKLAWETKGVRSVRNDIKIKEEFNFSQSAKDLLITSQLRTAIILNKEIKASNYQIDTYKKKIFIYGIAQTSDEKDLVIKEAKEILDVEDVIASIMLVEDLRIQKN, via the coding sequence ATGAAAATTAAGATAATATTATTATTTATTATAGGATTATTTCTTACAAACTGTGCCGGAGTAGCTTCAAAAGGTATCTTCGGTACAGGTGTGAGTGTTGCGTTTGATCCGAGATCTGTAGGCACTCAAATTGACGACTCCATAATGGAGAAAAGTTTAAAAACTAAAATTCTCTTGAGAGACAAAAATCATTTACTTAAAGTAAAAACCAAAGTGCTTGATGGAAGAATTTTTTTAACAGGAACTGTTGATGATCCTGAAGAGAAACTACAACTAACAAAACTTGCTTGGGAAACTAAAGGAGTTAGATCAGTTAGAAATGATATTAAGATAAAAGAAGAATTTAATTTTTCACAATCTGCAAAAGATTTATTAATCACCTCTCAATTAAGAACTGCTATTATCCTTAATAAAGAAATTAAAGCTTCTAATTATCAAATCGATACATATAAGAAGAAAATATTTATTTACGGTATAGCTCAAACCTCAGACGAAAAAGATCTTGTAATTAAAGAGGCAAAAGAAATATTAGATGTCGAGGATGTTATAGCTAGCATTATGTTAGTTGAAGATCTTAGAATTCAAAAAAATTAA
- a CDS encoding amino acid/amide ABC transporter substrate-binding protein, HAAT family has translation MNKISKLIISTMIIIFYLTNSYANEDTKLKIGLLIPISGENYELGQSITKAVRMAMKDINTDKLEIIIKDTKSDPATTLKSANELKLEGINLTIGPVFFESLKYLDEIEDMIFLSFTNQTIDLPKNVISSGVNSTSQLNTIKKFLEDNEIDNTIFLIPKLNYEEELKKSIKKSRIKISKTHFYEKEPTKLTNQIEKITNYKIRKQNLEDELYRLENSNEFNKEKKIEQLKMKYTLGDVRFNSIIIADFEESLKSVTTSLLYSDVSPKDKYFITLNQWFDKSLINEKDIQPIYYPSINKDNFEKYKLRYQLDFEEEPNHLSLLSYDLVGLVYYLSFKNNFDLSDINKIFKRKNSFKGKIGIFDIKNNEINHRLNFYKIENKELIKIF, from the coding sequence ATGAATAAAATTTCAAAGTTAATTATTTCAACTATGATTATAATTTTCTATTTAACTAACTCATACGCTAACGAAGATACTAAACTTAAAATAGGTTTACTTATACCAATCTCAGGGGAAAATTATGAGCTCGGACAATCAATAACCAAAGCTGTCCGAATGGCTATGAAAGACATAAATACAGACAAATTAGAGATAATAATTAAAGATACTAAATCTGATCCAGCAACTACTTTAAAATCTGCTAATGAATTAAAGCTTGAAGGAATTAATTTAACAATTGGTCCTGTATTTTTTGAGAGCTTAAAATATCTTGATGAAATAGAAGATATGATTTTTTTATCATTCACAAATCAAACAATTGATTTACCAAAAAATGTTATAAGCTCTGGTGTCAATTCAACATCTCAACTTAATACAATAAAAAAATTTTTAGAAGATAATGAAATCGATAATACTATATTTTTAATACCTAAATTGAATTATGAAGAAGAGTTAAAAAAAAGTATAAAAAAATCTAGAATTAAAATTTCAAAAACCCATTTCTATGAAAAAGAGCCAACTAAACTTACAAATCAAATTGAAAAAATAACTAATTATAAAATTAGAAAACAGAATCTTGAAGATGAACTTTATAGATTAGAAAATTCTAATGAATTTAATAAAGAAAAAAAAATTGAACAATTAAAAATGAAATATACTTTAGGTGATGTTAGATTCAATTCCATAATAATTGCTGACTTTGAAGAAAGTTTAAAAAGTGTAACTACTTCTTTACTTTACTCAGATGTTTCTCCAAAAGATAAATATTTCATAACTCTCAATCAATGGTTTGATAAAAGTTTAATTAATGAAAAAGATATTCAACCAATTTATTATCCATCAATAAATAAAGATAATTTTGAAAAATATAAGTTAAGATATCAATTAGATTTTGAAGAAGAACCTAATCATTTATCACTTCTAAGCTATGATTTAGTGGGATTAGTTTATTATTTATCTTTTAAAAATAATTTTGATTTGTCTGATATTAACAAAATATTTAAAAGAAAAAATTCATTTAAAGGAAAAATAGGAATTTTTGATATAAAAAATAACGAAATAAATCATCGTTTAAATTTTTATAAAATTGAAAATAAAGAACTTATAAAAATTTTTTAA
- a CDS encoding NAD-binding phosphate acetyl/butyryl transferase malic enzyme (PFAM: Malic enzyme, NAD binding domain; Phosphate acetyl/butaryl transferase; Malic enzyme, N-terminal domain) has product MKKTKADHYTDKEALEFHTKKKPGKIEIVSSKNMTTKRDLALAYSPGVAVPVKKISENPETAYDYTSKGNLVAVISNGSAILGLGNLGALASKPVMEGKAVLFKRFADIDSIDLEIDCSDANEIIQSIKNFAPSFGGINLEDIAAPDCFIIEQKLKEILDIPVFHDDQHGTAIITTAALINALDISRKSIKDIKVVVNGAGASAIACTELFKRTGVPHENVIMLDRKGVIYKGRPEKVDQWKSRHAIETKKRTLEDAIDGADVFLGLSAKGALPKAFVKKMAKNPIIFACANPDPEITPEEIEEVRDDAIIATGRSDYPNQVNNLIGFPYIFRGALDVRSKTINEEMKIAAAHAIANLAREDVPDEVVAAMGGNRPHYGKEYIIPSTFDPRLISVIPAAVAKAAMETGVARKEIKNFDTYKDELKQRLDPTVTIMNGINNLIKNKQKRIVFADGEDENTLKAAIAFKNSKLGIPILVGKEAKIKEQIQKIGYDDHFDFEITNSTDNSKREKYTKYLFKKLQREQGLLEWDCDRLVRNDRVIWASCMVACGDADGAVTGNTRRFGASLEKVQQVVGARAGEIMFGLNLVVHKGKTIFVADTSVHEWPTSQQLSEIAISAARVVRLFGFDPKVAFVSHSTFGQPVTSRTEQIREAVEILKNKKVDFEFDGDMQPDVALNEEYKKLYPFSKIVGNANILVMPGQHAASISYKMIKAFGDSKVIGPLLIGLGLPIEIAPLRCSTSEILNLASIAAYSSDIIDYNLEN; this is encoded by the coding sequence ATGAAAAAAACAAAAGCTGATCATTACACTGATAAAGAAGCATTAGAGTTTCATACTAAAAAAAAACCTGGCAAGATTGAGATTGTTTCATCAAAAAATATGACAACAAAAAGAGATCTTGCCCTTGCTTATTCTCCTGGGGTAGCTGTTCCTGTAAAAAAAATTAGTGAAAATCCTGAGACAGCTTACGATTATACAAGTAAGGGTAATTTAGTGGCCGTAATTAGTAATGGTTCTGCAATTTTAGGATTGGGTAATTTAGGAGCACTTGCTTCTAAACCAGTAATGGAAGGAAAAGCAGTTTTATTTAAAAGATTTGCAGATATAGATTCTATAGACCTGGAGATTGATTGCTCAGACGCTAATGAAATAATTCAAAGTATAAAAAATTTTGCACCCAGTTTTGGAGGTATAAATTTAGAAGATATAGCGGCACCAGATTGTTTTATAATTGAACAAAAATTAAAAGAAATTTTAGATATTCCAGTCTTTCATGACGATCAACATGGAACTGCAATTATCACAACAGCTGCCTTAATAAATGCTTTAGATATAAGTCGTAAATCAATCAAAGATATTAAGGTAGTAGTAAATGGAGCTGGTGCATCTGCAATAGCTTGCACTGAATTATTTAAAAGAACAGGGGTGCCTCATGAAAATGTGATTATGCTTGATAGAAAAGGTGTAATTTATAAAGGCAGACCAGAAAAAGTTGATCAATGGAAATCTAGACACGCAATTGAAACAAAAAAAAGAACTTTAGAAGATGCTATAGATGGGGCAGATGTTTTTTTAGGTTTGTCTGCTAAAGGAGCTTTACCAAAAGCTTTCGTAAAAAAGATGGCAAAAAATCCAATTATATTTGCTTGTGCAAATCCAGATCCAGAAATTACTCCTGAGGAAATTGAAGAAGTAAGAGATGATGCAATTATTGCAACAGGAAGATCTGATTATCCAAATCAAGTAAATAATTTAATTGGTTTTCCATACATTTTTAGGGGCGCTTTAGATGTTAGGTCTAAAACAATTAATGAGGAAATGAAAATTGCTGCAGCTCATGCTATTGCTAATTTAGCAAGAGAGGATGTGCCTGACGAAGTTGTAGCCGCAATGGGTGGTAACAGGCCTCATTATGGTAAAGAATATATTATCCCCTCAACTTTTGACCCGAGATTAATAAGTGTTATCCCTGCTGCTGTTGCAAAAGCTGCAATGGAAACGGGTGTTGCAAGAAAAGAGATAAAAAATTTTGATACATACAAAGATGAATTAAAACAAAGATTAGATCCAACAGTTACAATAATGAATGGGATAAACAACTTAATTAAAAACAAACAGAAGAGAATAGTATTTGCTGATGGAGAAGATGAAAATACTTTAAAAGCTGCAATTGCATTTAAAAATTCTAAATTAGGTATTCCTATATTGGTAGGAAAGGAAGCAAAAATTAAAGAACAAATCCAAAAGATTGGTTATGATGATCATTTTGATTTTGAAATAACTAATTCAACAGACAATTCAAAAAGAGAAAAATATACAAAATACTTATTTAAAAAACTTCAAAGGGAACAGGGTCTTTTGGAATGGGATTGTGACAGACTTGTGAGAAATGATCGTGTAATTTGGGCTTCTTGTATGGTCGCTTGTGGTGATGCTGATGGTGCTGTAACTGGAAATACAAGACGTTTTGGAGCTTCATTAGAAAAAGTACAACAAGTGGTAGGTGCAAGAGCCGGGGAAATAATGTTTGGATTGAATCTTGTGGTTCACAAAGGGAAAACAATTTTTGTTGCTGATACAAGTGTTCATGAATGGCCAACATCCCAACAACTATCTGAAATAGCAATTTCAGCAGCAAGAGTAGTTAGATTATTTGGATTTGATCCCAAAGTTGCTTTTGTTTCCCACTCAACTTTTGGACAGCCAGTAACAAGCAGAACAGAACAAATCAGAGAAGCTGTTGAAATTTTAAAAAATAAAAAAGTAGATTTTGAATTTGATGGAGACATGCAGCCTGATGTTGCATTAAATGAGGAGTATAAAAAATTGTATCCTTTTTCTAAAATTGTAGGTAATGCAAATATACTAGTCATGCCCGGTCAACATGCGGCATCTATATCTTATAAAATGATAAAAGCATTTGGTGATAGCAAAGTAATAGGGCCTTTGTTAATTGGTTTAGGCTTGCCTATAGAAATAGCTCCTCTAAGATGTTCAACTTCAGAGATTTTAAACTTAGCCTCTATTGCAGCTTACTCATCGGATATTATTGATTATAATTTAGAAAATTAA
- a CDS encoding GrpE protein (PFAM: GrpE), with the protein MDKEQTDNQEQNQEISNAEEDTQQKEVPSSGSESPEEIKELSPEDKIAELEDKLARTFAEMENQRRRFEKEKEDAFEYGGSSFAKEALTLIDNLERSKVVLESDDTLKNTEALRKTLEHFDIISKDLISIFSRNNIKPIESLNKKLDPNYHQAMMEIEDATKEPGTIIQEIQKGFTIKDRLLRPSLVGVAKKPSGTDKKVEENKENLEKK; encoded by the coding sequence ATGGACAAAGAGCAAACCGATAATCAAGAACAAAATCAAGAAATTTCAAATGCTGAAGAGGATACTCAACAAAAAGAGGTTCCCTCTTCTGGTTCAGAGTCACCTGAAGAAATAAAAGAACTTTCTCCAGAAGATAAAATTGCTGAACTTGAAGATAAGTTGGCTAGAACTTTTGCTGAAATGGAAAATCAAAGAAGAAGGTTCGAAAAGGAAAAAGAAGATGCTTTTGAATATGGCGGATCTTCATTTGCAAAAGAAGCTTTAACTTTAATTGATAACCTTGAAAGATCTAAAGTAGTCCTTGAAAGTGACGATACATTGAAAAACACAGAAGCGTTGAGGAAAACTCTGGAACACTTTGATATTATTAGTAAAGATTTAATTTCTATATTCAGCAGAAATAACATCAAACCAATAGAAAGTTTAAATAAAAAACTTGATCCAAACTATCACCAAGCAATGATGGAAATTGAAGATGCAACTAAAGAACCTGGAACTATAATTCAAGAAATTCAAAAAGGTTTTACAATAAAAGATCGTTTGTTAAGACCTTCGCTAGTTGGGGTAGCAAAAAAACCTTCAGGAACTGACAAAAAAGTCGAAGAAAACAAAGAAAATTTGGAGAAGAAATAA